From Parambassis ranga chromosome 9, fParRan2.1, whole genome shotgun sequence, the proteins below share one genomic window:
- the LOC114441476 gene encoding tetraspanin-15 codes for MPSYSELRKTNHFYYFIKFTLNIYSMLFSLVGLCVLCVGVYAEVERQKNRTLEGLFLAPAVVLILLGLVMFTVSVMGMVGSLRDNKTLLHMFLCVLCVLLLLQAIALTIALIFEKKTSALFQSSIREGIKHYYDDLDFKNILDYVQQKFSCCGGDEYKDWGVNQYHFCNGTGPLACGVPYTCCIRRKVGEVINTLCGYKTLDQQRETLHEVIHVRGCIHAVNLWMSDNIGITIALCCAIGLPQLLGIVLSCVFWNLLVDMSESPDMVDFKLKKSEFDYSELDLAGAGWCMCLPRDGGYFPVPESDPVLDPIDIHLEKLKKQPPRTHSQLRELQQSRSATGLDEVDVGRKQKREH; via the exons ATGCCGTCTTACTCTGAATTGAGGAAAACCAACCATTTCTACTACTTCATCAAATTTACCTTAAATATCTACTCTATGCTGTTCTCG CTCGTGGGTCTTTGTGTGCTGTGCGTGGGAGTATATGCCGAAGTGGAAAGGCAGAAGAACCGAACCCTGGAGGGTCTCTTCCTGGCTCCTGCTGTGGTGCTCATCCTGCTGGGCCTGGTGATGTTCACAGTGTCAGTGATGGGCATGGTTGGATCCCTCAGGGACAACAAGACTCTGCTGCACATG tttctctgtgttctctgcgtgctgctgctcctccaggcCATTGCCCTCACTATAGCTCTCATCTTTGAAAAGAAG ACGTCTGCCTTGTTTCAGAGCAGTATACGAGAAGGGATCAAACACTACTACGATGATCTTGACTTCAAAAACATCTTGGACTACGTGCAACAAAAG TTTTCATGTTGTGGAGGAGACGAGTACAAAGACTGGGGGGTCAACCAGTACCATTTCTGCAATGGTACTGGTCCTCTCGCCTGTGGGGTTCCATATACTTGCTGTATTCGCCGTAAA GTAGGAGAGGTCATTAACACCCTGTGTGGTTACAAGACTCTGGACCAACAG CGTGAAACCCTGCACGAGGTGATCCATGTGCGCGGCTGCATCCATGCAGTCAACCTCTGGATGAGTGACAACATTGGAATAACCATCGCCCTCTGCTGTGCTATTGGCCTGCCACAG CTACTGGGTATCGTCCTCAGCTGCGTCTTCTGGAACCTGCTGGTGGACATGAGCGAATCGCCCGACATGGTGGACTTTAAGCTAAAGAAGTCTGAGTTTGATTACAGTGAGCTGGACCTGGCCGGCGCTGGCTGGTGCATGTGCCTGCCAAGGGATGGCGGCTACTTCCCCGTTCCTGAGTCCGACCCTGTACTCGACCCCATTGACATTCACCTGGAGAAGCTCAAGAAGCAGCCACCACGCACACACTCTCAGCTCAGAGAACTGCAGCAGTCCAGATCAGCCACCGGGCTAGATGAGGTAGATGTTGGCCGGAAGCAGAAAAGGGAACACTGA
- the slc4a5a gene encoding electrogenic sodium bicarbonate cotransporter 4 isoform X1, whose amino-acid sequence MDHGDRGMGVSHLRYEEEEDHQSIYIGVPVPQGYRRKRRRRRSSREASDMDRDRRYSHHRHREHDRYRDIDMEEGLMDSTEQSLQDINRTMSPAAERLRYILSEDDDMPTPTLFTEMDTLQREGDELEWKESARWVKFEEKVEEGGERWSKPHVSTLSLHSLFELRTCLQSGTVLLDLEGYSLPQIVDDIIERQIEEGMISPELREKISFVLLRKHRHQTKKPIHRSLADIGKSSSSTTRNVGPRGGAAPGGVANFNRSTEDLRMKQQSANYGRLRHAQSRSMNDIADTPSTDQLKNKFMKKIPRDAEASNVLVGEVDFLNKPFVAFVRLAQATTLGGLTEVPVPTRFLFILLGPQGKAKSYNEIGRAIATLMVDDLFSDVAYKARDREDLIAGIDEFLDEVIVLPPGEWDPKIRIEPPKKVPSADKRKSVFSLNELGQMNGTAGGGGGGGLAEDEEMPAQHELGEELAFTGRFCGGLYLDIKRKLPWLPSDFYEGFHIQSISAVLFIYLGCITNAITFGGLLGDATDNYQGVMESFLGTALAGTVFCLFGGQPLIILSSTGPILIFEKLLFEFCKNNSIDYMELRLWIGIHSCLQCFILVATDASYIIKYMTRFTEEGFSSLISFIFISDAIKKMVGSFKYYPINTDFKPDYVTAFKCECLAPDPIPIPDNSSSVSGLNVTALDWSQLSKKECVKYGGSLVGKTCKYVPDLALMSFILFFGTYSMTVSLKKFKFSRYFPTKLRKLISDFSIFMSIMTFVGLDMLIGLKTPKLIVPTEFKPTRPGRGWLVMPFGKNPWWVYVASFVPALLVTILIFMDQQISAVIVNRKENKLKKGCGYHLDLFWVGVLMAACSFLGLPWYVAATVISIAHIDSLKMESESSAPGEQPQFLGVREQRVTGILVFVLTGVSIFLAPVLKYIPMPVLYGVFLYMGVASLNGIQFWDRIKLYMMPAKHQPDFSYLRHVPLRRVHLFTLIQIICLAVLWILKSTFLAIVFPVMILGLMVVRKMLDMVFSQHDLAWMDDLLPEKEKKKKDDDKKKGKEKDKEKKKAKPDASEEEDKYHRYSNHSPSSESDLDRSITLHLKISCPSSPAMPMGRGMACPVPQVKIEMESDYDSDIDHHRPRDMSSETTL is encoded by the exons ATGGaccatggagacagagggaTGGGGGTGTCACACCTTCgctatgaggaggaggagg ACCATCAGTCCATCTACATTGGCGTCCCTGTGCCACAAGGATATCGGCGCAAACGCAGACGAAGGCGCTCCAGTCGAGAGGCCTCCGACATGGACAGGGACAGACGCTACAGTCACCACAGACACCGTGAGCATGACCGCTACAGAGACATAGACATGGAGGAAGGACTCATGGATTCAACTGAGCAGAGTCTCCAAGACATCAACCGCACAA TGTCTCCAGCGGCTGAGCGGCTACGCTATATCCTGAGTGAAGATGATGACATGCCCACACCAACGCTCTTCACCGAGATGGACACTCTGCAGCGAGAAGGGGATGAGCTGGAGTGGAAGGAGTCTGCCAG GTGGGTGAAGTtcgaggagaaggtggaggagggaggagagaggtggaGTAAACCCCACGTGTCGACGCTGTCGCTGCACAGTCTTTTTGAACTCAGGACATGTCTCCAGTCCGGGACAGTGCTGCTGGACCTGGAAGGCTACTCACTGCCTCAGATAGTTG ATGACATTATTGAAAGACAGATAGAGGAAGGCATGATATCCCCAGAGCTCAGAGAGAAGATCAGTTTTGTCCTGCTGAGGAAACATCGACACCAGACCAAGAAGCCAATTCACCGCTCGCTAGCCGACATCGGCAAatccagctcctccacca CTCGGAATGTCGGACCCCGAGGTGGAGCAGCTCCAGGAGGGGTGGCCAACTTTAACCGATCCACAGAGGACCTCAGAATGAAACAGCAGTCAGCCAACTATGGCCGTCTAC GTCACGCTCAGAGTAGGAGTATGAATGATATTGCAGATACTCCAAGTACAGACCAG CTGAAAAATAAATTCATGAAGAAGATCCCCAGAGATGCAGAGGCATCTAACGTCTTAGTGGGTGAGGTCGATTTCCTCAACAAACCCTTTGTTGCCTTTGTCCGTCTGGCTCAAGCTACAACTCTGGGAGGTCTGACAGAGGTCCCCGTTCCCACCAG ATTCCTGTTTATTCTTTTGGGACCCCAAGGAAAGGCCAAGTCATACAATGAGATCGGCCGAGCCATAGCAACCCTAATGGTGGATGAT ctCTTCAGCGATGTAGCATACAAAGCCAGAGATCGGGAGGACCTCATTGCAGGCATAGATGAGTTTTTGGATGAAGTAATTGTGCTTCCACCTGGAGAATGGGATCCCAAAATCCGGATTGAGCCACCGAAAAAGGTCCCCTCGGCTGACAAAAG gaagTCAGTGTTTTCCTTAAATGAGCTGGGCCAGATGAATGGTAcagccggaggaggaggagggggaggcctGGCTGAAGACGAAGAGATGCCAGCTCAGCATGAGCTTGGAGAAGAGCTGGCATTCACCGGCCG CTTCTGTGGTGGTCTGTACCTGGACATAAAGCGGAAATTGCCATGGTTGCCTAGTGATTTCTATGAGGGGTTCCACATTCAGTCCATCTCTGCTGTGCTCTTTATCTACTTGGGCTGCATCACTAACGCTATCACATTCGGTGGCCTCCTGGGAGACGCTACTGACAACTACCAG GGTGTGATGGAGAGTTTCCTGGGTACAGCCCTGGCTGgcactgtcttctgtctgtttgGAGGGCAGCCCCTCATCATCCTTAGCTCCACCGGGCCCATCCTCATCTTTGAAAAGCTCCTCTTTGAGTTCTGCAA GAACAATAGCATAGATTACATGGAGCTGCGACTGTGGATCGGCATCCACTCCTGCCTGCAGTGTTTCATCCTCGTAGCGACAGATGCCAGTTACATCATCAAATACATGACGCGCTTTACAGAGGAGGGCTTCTCAAGCCTCATCTCCTTCATCTTTATCTCCGACGCCATCAAGAAGATGGTGGGCTCCTTCAAATATTACCCCATCAACACCGATTTCAAGCCCGACTACGTTACCGCCTTCAAGTGCGAATGCCTGGCCCCAGACCCGA TTCCAATACCAGATAACAGCTCTAGTGTCTCTGGG TTGAATGTGACAGCTCTGGACTGGAGCCAGCTGAGCAAGAAGGAGTGTGTGAAGTATGGAGGCTCTCTGGTGGGAAAGACCTGCAAGTACGTCCCTGATCTGGCCCTCatgtccttcatcctcttctttGGCACCTATTCCATGACTGTCTCTCTCAAGAAGTTCAAGTTCAGCCGCTACTTCCCCACAAAG ctgaggaaactcatcAGCGACTTCTCTATCTTCATGTCCATCATGACGTTTGTTGGACTGGATATGTTGATCGGGCTCAAAACTCCCAAGCTAATTGTCCCAACAGAATTTAAG CCAACTCGGCCAGGACGTGGGTGGCTGGTGATGCCTTTTGGTAAGAACCCATGGTGGGTGTATGTGGCCAGCTTTGTCCCTGCCCTCCTCGTCACAATCCTCATCTTTATGGACCAGCAGATCAGCGCTGTCATCGTTAACCGCAAAGAGAACAAACTCAAG AAAGGCTGTGGCTACCACCTGGATCTGTTCTGGGTAGGTGTCCTGATGGCCGCCTGCTCCTTTCTGGGCCTGCCCTGGTatgtcgctgccaccgtcatCTCCATCGCCCACATTGACTCTCTGAAGATGGAGAGTGAATCCAGTGCTCCTGGAGAGCAGCCGCAGTTCCTCGGAGTCAG AGAGCAAAGAGTGACGGGCATTTTGGTGTTTGTTCTTACTGGAGTCTCCATCTTCCTGGCACCAGTACTAAAG TACATCCCCATGCCTGTGCTGTACGGTGTCTTCCTCTACATGGGTGTAGCTTCCCTCAATGGAATCCAG TTCTGGGACAGGATTAAGTTGTATATGATGCCAGCCAAGCACCAGCCTGACTTCTCCTACCTCCGCCATGTTCCTCTGAGAAGGGTACACCTCTTCACTCTGATCCAGATTATATGTCTGGCTGTGCTCTGGATCCTCAAGTCCACCTTCTTGGCCATCGTATTCCCTGTTATG ATCCTGGGTTTGATGGTGGTGCGAAAGATGCTGGACATGGTCTTTTCCCAGCATGACTTGGCCTGGATGGACGATCTCCTGcctgaaaaagagaagaagaagaaggatgaCGACAAGAAgaaagggaaagagaaagacaaggagaagaagaaggccaAACCAGACGCcagcgaggaagag gacAAGTACCATCGTTACTCCAACCACTCTCCCAGCTCCGAATCAGACTTGGATCGCAG CATCACCCTCCACTTGAAGATCTCCTGCCCATCCTCTCCAGCTATGCCCATGGGCCGAGGGATGGCCTGCCCTGTGCCCCAGGTCAAGATTGAGATGGAGTCGGACTATGACTCAGACATCGACCACCATCGGCCACGGGACATGAGCAGTGAGACCACGTTGTAA
- the slc4a5a gene encoding electrogenic sodium bicarbonate cotransporter 4 isoform X2: protein MDHGDRGMGVSHLRYEEEEDHQSIYIGVPVPQGYRRKRRRRRSSREASDMDRDRRYSHHRHREHDRYRDIDMEEGLMDSTEQSLQDINRTMSPAAERLRYILSEDDDMPTPTLFTEMDTLQREGDELEWKESARWVKFEEKVEEGGERWSKPHVSTLSLHSLFELRTCLQSGTVLLDLEGYSLPQIVDDIIERQIEEGMISPELREKISFVLLRKHRHQTKKPIHRSLADIGKSSSSTTRNVGPRGGAAPGGVANFNRSTEDLRMKQQSANYGRLRHAQSRSMNDIADTPSTDQLKNKFMKKIPRDAEASNVLVGEVDFLNKPFVAFVRLAQATTLGGLTEVPVPTRFLFILLGPQGKAKSYNEIGRAIATLMVDDLFSDVAYKARDREDLIAGIDEFLDEVIVLPPGEWDPKIRIEPPKKVPSADKRKSVFSLNELGQMNGTAGGGGGGGLAEDEEMPAQHELGEELAFTGRFCGGLYLDIKRKLPWLPSDFYEGFHIQSISAVLFIYLGCITNAITFGGLLGDATDNYQGVMESFLGTALAGTVFCLFGGQPLIILSSTGPILIFEKLLFEFCKNNSIDYMELRLWIGIHSCLQCFILVATDASYIIKYMTRFTEEGFSSLISFIFISDAIKKMVGSFKYYPINTDFKPDYVTAFKCECLAPDPNNSSSVSGLNVTALDWSQLSKKECVKYGGSLVGKTCKYVPDLALMSFILFFGTYSMTVSLKKFKFSRYFPTKLRKLISDFSIFMSIMTFVGLDMLIGLKTPKLIVPTEFKPTRPGRGWLVMPFGKNPWWVYVASFVPALLVTILIFMDQQISAVIVNRKENKLKKGCGYHLDLFWVGVLMAACSFLGLPWYVAATVISIAHIDSLKMESESSAPGEQPQFLGVREQRVTGILVFVLTGVSIFLAPVLKYIPMPVLYGVFLYMGVASLNGIQFWDRIKLYMMPAKHQPDFSYLRHVPLRRVHLFTLIQIICLAVLWILKSTFLAIVFPVMILGLMVVRKMLDMVFSQHDLAWMDDLLPEKEKKKKDDDKKKGKEKDKEKKKAKPDASEEEDKYHRYSNHSPSSESDLDRSITLHLKISCPSSPAMPMGRGMACPVPQVKIEMESDYDSDIDHHRPRDMSSETTL from the exons ATGGaccatggagacagagggaTGGGGGTGTCACACCTTCgctatgaggaggaggagg ACCATCAGTCCATCTACATTGGCGTCCCTGTGCCACAAGGATATCGGCGCAAACGCAGACGAAGGCGCTCCAGTCGAGAGGCCTCCGACATGGACAGGGACAGACGCTACAGTCACCACAGACACCGTGAGCATGACCGCTACAGAGACATAGACATGGAGGAAGGACTCATGGATTCAACTGAGCAGAGTCTCCAAGACATCAACCGCACAA TGTCTCCAGCGGCTGAGCGGCTACGCTATATCCTGAGTGAAGATGATGACATGCCCACACCAACGCTCTTCACCGAGATGGACACTCTGCAGCGAGAAGGGGATGAGCTGGAGTGGAAGGAGTCTGCCAG GTGGGTGAAGTtcgaggagaaggtggaggagggaggagagaggtggaGTAAACCCCACGTGTCGACGCTGTCGCTGCACAGTCTTTTTGAACTCAGGACATGTCTCCAGTCCGGGACAGTGCTGCTGGACCTGGAAGGCTACTCACTGCCTCAGATAGTTG ATGACATTATTGAAAGACAGATAGAGGAAGGCATGATATCCCCAGAGCTCAGAGAGAAGATCAGTTTTGTCCTGCTGAGGAAACATCGACACCAGACCAAGAAGCCAATTCACCGCTCGCTAGCCGACATCGGCAAatccagctcctccacca CTCGGAATGTCGGACCCCGAGGTGGAGCAGCTCCAGGAGGGGTGGCCAACTTTAACCGATCCACAGAGGACCTCAGAATGAAACAGCAGTCAGCCAACTATGGCCGTCTAC GTCACGCTCAGAGTAGGAGTATGAATGATATTGCAGATACTCCAAGTACAGACCAG CTGAAAAATAAATTCATGAAGAAGATCCCCAGAGATGCAGAGGCATCTAACGTCTTAGTGGGTGAGGTCGATTTCCTCAACAAACCCTTTGTTGCCTTTGTCCGTCTGGCTCAAGCTACAACTCTGGGAGGTCTGACAGAGGTCCCCGTTCCCACCAG ATTCCTGTTTATTCTTTTGGGACCCCAAGGAAAGGCCAAGTCATACAATGAGATCGGCCGAGCCATAGCAACCCTAATGGTGGATGAT ctCTTCAGCGATGTAGCATACAAAGCCAGAGATCGGGAGGACCTCATTGCAGGCATAGATGAGTTTTTGGATGAAGTAATTGTGCTTCCACCTGGAGAATGGGATCCCAAAATCCGGATTGAGCCACCGAAAAAGGTCCCCTCGGCTGACAAAAG gaagTCAGTGTTTTCCTTAAATGAGCTGGGCCAGATGAATGGTAcagccggaggaggaggagggggaggcctGGCTGAAGACGAAGAGATGCCAGCTCAGCATGAGCTTGGAGAAGAGCTGGCATTCACCGGCCG CTTCTGTGGTGGTCTGTACCTGGACATAAAGCGGAAATTGCCATGGTTGCCTAGTGATTTCTATGAGGGGTTCCACATTCAGTCCATCTCTGCTGTGCTCTTTATCTACTTGGGCTGCATCACTAACGCTATCACATTCGGTGGCCTCCTGGGAGACGCTACTGACAACTACCAG GGTGTGATGGAGAGTTTCCTGGGTACAGCCCTGGCTGgcactgtcttctgtctgtttgGAGGGCAGCCCCTCATCATCCTTAGCTCCACCGGGCCCATCCTCATCTTTGAAAAGCTCCTCTTTGAGTTCTGCAA GAACAATAGCATAGATTACATGGAGCTGCGACTGTGGATCGGCATCCACTCCTGCCTGCAGTGTTTCATCCTCGTAGCGACAGATGCCAGTTACATCATCAAATACATGACGCGCTTTACAGAGGAGGGCTTCTCAAGCCTCATCTCCTTCATCTTTATCTCCGACGCCATCAAGAAGATGGTGGGCTCCTTCAAATATTACCCCATCAACACCGATTTCAAGCCCGACTACGTTACCGCCTTCAAGTGCGAATGCCTGGCCCCAGACCCGA ATAACAGCTCTAGTGTCTCTGGG TTGAATGTGACAGCTCTGGACTGGAGCCAGCTGAGCAAGAAGGAGTGTGTGAAGTATGGAGGCTCTCTGGTGGGAAAGACCTGCAAGTACGTCCCTGATCTGGCCCTCatgtccttcatcctcttctttGGCACCTATTCCATGACTGTCTCTCTCAAGAAGTTCAAGTTCAGCCGCTACTTCCCCACAAAG ctgaggaaactcatcAGCGACTTCTCTATCTTCATGTCCATCATGACGTTTGTTGGACTGGATATGTTGATCGGGCTCAAAACTCCCAAGCTAATTGTCCCAACAGAATTTAAG CCAACTCGGCCAGGACGTGGGTGGCTGGTGATGCCTTTTGGTAAGAACCCATGGTGGGTGTATGTGGCCAGCTTTGTCCCTGCCCTCCTCGTCACAATCCTCATCTTTATGGACCAGCAGATCAGCGCTGTCATCGTTAACCGCAAAGAGAACAAACTCAAG AAAGGCTGTGGCTACCACCTGGATCTGTTCTGGGTAGGTGTCCTGATGGCCGCCTGCTCCTTTCTGGGCCTGCCCTGGTatgtcgctgccaccgtcatCTCCATCGCCCACATTGACTCTCTGAAGATGGAGAGTGAATCCAGTGCTCCTGGAGAGCAGCCGCAGTTCCTCGGAGTCAG AGAGCAAAGAGTGACGGGCATTTTGGTGTTTGTTCTTACTGGAGTCTCCATCTTCCTGGCACCAGTACTAAAG TACATCCCCATGCCTGTGCTGTACGGTGTCTTCCTCTACATGGGTGTAGCTTCCCTCAATGGAATCCAG TTCTGGGACAGGATTAAGTTGTATATGATGCCAGCCAAGCACCAGCCTGACTTCTCCTACCTCCGCCATGTTCCTCTGAGAAGGGTACACCTCTTCACTCTGATCCAGATTATATGTCTGGCTGTGCTCTGGATCCTCAAGTCCACCTTCTTGGCCATCGTATTCCCTGTTATG ATCCTGGGTTTGATGGTGGTGCGAAAGATGCTGGACATGGTCTTTTCCCAGCATGACTTGGCCTGGATGGACGATCTCCTGcctgaaaaagagaagaagaagaaggatgaCGACAAGAAgaaagggaaagagaaagacaaggagaagaagaaggccaAACCAGACGCcagcgaggaagag gacAAGTACCATCGTTACTCCAACCACTCTCCCAGCTCCGAATCAGACTTGGATCGCAG CATCACCCTCCACTTGAAGATCTCCTGCCCATCCTCTCCAGCTATGCCCATGGGCCGAGGGATGGCCTGCCCTGTGCCCCAGGTCAAGATTGAGATGGAGTCGGACTATGACTCAGACATCGACCACCATCGGCCACGGGACATGAGCAGTGAGACCACGTTGTAA